The proteins below are encoded in one region of Telopea speciosissima isolate NSW1024214 ecotype Mountain lineage chromosome 10, Tspe_v1, whole genome shotgun sequence:
- the LOC122642811 gene encoding uncharacterized protein LOC122642811: MESFTESSGFHYNTSSEVMVDTDGDREFSGLLEIFVHHARNIHNICIYNKQDVYAKFSLTYSPDETLSTRIINGGGKNPEFNENLRMKVTQLDAVLKCEIWMLSRARNYMEDQLLGFTLVPMSLVAGKGKVTQDFTLSSTDLFHSPAGTVKLSLFLDTSLPVNSSAKSSDSTANSSISSEVVLLDPKNSEVLDPVEYGRIEFPDINVVKENQQMVSEYFNMAEHSAALRPSVVRTASFLHLGACTQSVDDYDMTINSSEENYGGSISPNGSNQNSGFFSTTTSLSDDRNSVDSMEKKSHAASDSTNSNVEAHQSSRASPDTPTSRKGSDVREEKESSFTSKEEEGSKGNMHPVELGPAFTAPLGNINLDAEQNAMQKQIVDMYMRSMQQFTESLAKMKLPMDLDKLEPEDNGVVINNHNKNLETDKKKKDGSRVFYGSRAFF; this comes from the coding sequence ATGGAATCCTTTACTGAATCATCTGGGTTCCATTACAATACTAGCTCTGAAGTGATGGTAGACACAGATGGAGATAGGGAGTTCTCTGGCCTTCTTGAGATATTTGTTCATCATGCCAGGAACATACACAACATTTGCATCTATAACAAACAAGATGTGTATGCAAAATTTTCCCTTACTTACAGCCCAGATGAGACCCTGTCAACTAGAATCATAAATGGAGGTGGCAAGAACCCTGAATTCAATGAAAATTTGAGGATGAAAGTAACCCAACTGGATGCAGTCCTCAAATGTGAGATTTGGATGCTCAGCAGAGCCAGGAATTATATGGAAGACCAGTTGTTGGGATTTACCCTTGTCCCAATGTCGTTGGTGGCAGGGAAGGGAAAGGTGACCCAAGATTTCACCCTTTCCTCCACTGATCTCTTCCATTCACCAGCTGGAACTGTCAAGCTGAGTCTATTTCTTGACACATCTCTGCCTGTTAATTCGTCTGCGAAGTCCTCTGATTCAACTGCTAATTCATCCATAAGTTCAGAGGTTGTGTTGCTGGATCCCAAGAACTCTGAGGTATTGGACCCAGTTGAATATGGGAGAATTGAATTCCCTGATATCAATGTGGTGAAGGAGAACCAGCAAATGGTTTCTGAGTATTTCAACATGGCAGAGCACAGTGCTGCTTTAAGGCCTAGTGTGGTAAGAACTgcttcttttcttcatcttgGTGCTTGTACTCAGTCGGTAGATGACTATGACATGACCATAAATTCTTCAGAGGAAAATTATGGTGGATCCATTTCTCCAAATGGAAGCAACCAAAATTCTGGGTTCTTTTCAACAACAACCAGCTTAAGTGATGACAGAAACTCAGTTGACTCTATGGAGAAAAAGAGTCATGCTGCCAGTGATTCAACTAATTCAAATGTTGAGGCTCATCAGAGCTCTCGGGCTTCTCCGGATACACCAACGTCAAGGAAAGGGAGTGATGTCAGAGAGGAGAAAGAGTCCAGTTTCACAAGCAAGGAAGAGGAGGGATCCAAAGGCAATATGCATCCGGTGGAATTGGGTCCAGCTTTTACTGCTCCACTTGGGAACATCAACCTCGACGCTGAGCAGAATGCAATGCAGAAGCAAATAGTTGATATGTATATGAGAAGCATGCAACAGTTTACAGAATCATTGGCAAAGATGAAGCTCCCAATGGATCTTGATAAACTGGAACCTGAAGACAATGGTGTTGTTATTAACAACCATAATAAGAATCTTGAAAccgataaaaagaaaaaggatggctCAAGGGTATTCTATGGTAGCAGAGCCTTCTTCTAA